aaaacatttataaatacccatttataattattttgctgtgaatttagtagcattgatttttgtaaattttcttttttgaagttaaagttatttataaggtttttttttaaatcctttagtaatttctgcaaaatatgtaaattaattatttcgttATTATTAGCTGGCGTTCGTAATTCTTTACGTTGTCATTTGCAAATGTAGATCATTGAAGTGGCATTTGTCGATTATATATGTGTTCAGTTGCAAGAGTTCCCATAAATCGTTCTCATCAATAATACAGTTTATTAAATCTTACTAAATCGATTTCAATGTCAAGAAATGTAAAGTCAATACACGACGAGATTGAATCGtcccatacccgatcctgtggaccgaatggtaaacagtcgacgtcgcccaatgCCCTGAGCACGTCAttccggatcctcccgatcaattaacggtgcttttagataccacaagcaccgatcaccgtcctcgccgaacccctcgcttgcgacgaagggctcgacgagtgaattaacccatagacacagaccattgagtttctcgccggatcttctcagtgggtcgcgtttttgatccggtggtagattctgcgaagcactgctcctgctaggatcagtgctagcaacactcccggtttgagccccgtgagatcacctacacgtcaaggcgaggctgaaatagcctctcaaggctaccagcataagtaggcaaaaaagaaaaaaaactgaattgtaaatgtcgttttatttatttatgccgAAGTCGAAGGAATGATTAaatatatcattatttattCTTTGTTAATAAAAGCAACTAGGTTAGGACACTTGCTACATACATTCGACAAATACACCGGATCGGGTGTTGTCCTCCATAACAAGTTAGGTGTATGGAAGTATAGACGGCGGGAAGAGAAGTGGAAgattccaccgagcgggtgatagtgctctgtagaccgacggtccgaatgttgttgttcggaacttgtatatatgcgctttatcttgaaaatgtcgtaagcgagattcaggcatctgccacatatcttgtgttgtatgatggctacagGTGCTACGAGCGATCCCACTCCCTCCCGGCCGCCGAGGTCAGGCGCGCCCCGCACACTGCGCATTATAATCGGACGCGCGTCGCACAACGTGCGCGTCGACTTATGCGCTGTGACCACCATAAACGCCCTATTTCCGAAAACTAAACCGAATCGAATAGATGCCGCGTCGCGCTGTGTGCTGAGCTGTGTCGTGCTGTGTGCAGGTGCACAGCTGCTACGGCGAGGAGCTGGGCTTCAACTCCGACGAGGAGTACATGAGGGAGGGCGCCGACGACGCGGCAGCACCGCCCGACCTCGCCGATAAGGTATTTGTTTATGTACGCTTTTTTATTAGCTCTAACTTTGGTTAGTAGACTTTAACAGATTGAATCCGGGCCCGCAGTTAAGTAACCTGGGTCAGACAGCTAATCCAATGAGGGAATCTTGAAGGTATGTCAAATGCTTAATGTCAGGTGACGAGCGCGCTTTGGCATTGACATTGTCGTCGTCCAGCAACATTCGGTCCCGATTTCGCGACCTTCCGAGATACTCTGTGCAAATACCGAGCCTTATCTAATCTACAGAAAACTAATATTAGTACTCACACGTACATGTCGActgattatatattatattcatttatattttgctaATTAAGCGTAAACTATAATTAGGCAGTTTCTGAAGAATGAAAGTCGCGAGCGGACCTCCAGTGAGGAAGGTTTGACGATACCAAAGTATACCACCACGCCTCTGTCACACTCACAATGCACTGGTTCGATTATTACTTAACTCTTTGACTGTCCTACGCGACGCACCgaagtaattatgtcaatttctgTGAATAAGCGCCTAGATTGCGGTCTTTCCCAGAATCTACTAAATATTCCGGCTCCGAAATAAAGCGCTATAATATTTAGTGGACTGGGAAAAACAAATCCGAAGGTACTGAAAATGAATCGTATTTCTAGGGgacctaaaaaaaaatcggttgtttGTAAAGtcagtttactgacgatagttgaacgtgacaacgtcataagaaaatactgatggaattgtatcatttttcaaaagaaaattttaattttatttgtttgatagatgttttgtatggacaattgacaccacattcacttttcactgaacttcatacttgacgaaaacatgtaaatgtattattgtatagcagctgtccacgcggatgcatcgctcactcaagtaggagatagacagatgtcgaacgctgccgaacgcggaggccgattgtgcctctttgtcgctcgttgcgcgattacgcctcagagcgaggtaacgccgcatgagtcatgttttttcgagcaggcgtgcagccggctccatcgaactataagtgtaatatggatgcaaaatctgatgaaaaaaaaaaataagacgtcacgtcaaaaactaaaacattaattaacGAAAAAAGGAAGGCTAAGCTAGGCAATCTATGCGCTTattaacagaaatcgacataattacatcagtgcgtcgcgtagggcaccggtgacacgtacacggcagtcaaaggattaacaaaataaatagtttcaCGCAACAGTTATCTTTATTGAAACTACGTGGCACAGGAGTCGAATAGCCCTTACGTGTAGATCTTCTGTTTCGCCTTTAGCCCATGCCTCATTACCCTAAGAGAtgctaagtaaaaaaataaaacaagaaatttaaatttcataaacatATTGAAAATCGCCTTCAAGATTGAAATATATCAATCATAGATTATGgaatacaaaaaatttaataatgtggTCACCTCAAGTACACATCGTATCCAAGGAtacaaaaaatgataataaaaaataaaataaaaaccattatcACTCAACAAAAATACTCCACGTACAATACGTACttaaatgttaacgattgactttcacggtgaaggaataacatcgtgtaataaaaatcaaacccgcaaaattataatttgcgtaattaatagtggtaggacctcttgtaagtccgcacgggtaggtaccaccaccctgcctatttctgccgtgaagcagtaatgcatttcggtttgaagggtggggcagccattgtaactatactgagaccttagaacttatatctcaaggtggttggtgggtaaccacttaacaacgtctgtgagctcgaccaaccCAAGATGGGTTGTTgggaattggaacgtttgcctacgtttgccgctagaggcgctgtttcaactccatacaaatttgagttaacttttacgctatcgagaacgttaaaaaactcgcaccaagcacacaggtaatgttttttaatttactaaaaacTGTAATCGTGTACTATGTAAATAGACATTTGTAATTTGGCGCGGTCGGAACAGCGCGGATGTAGAATTGTAACAGCGCGCTGCGATCCAAGATAACGTTGTGTTTGATGAGCCAAGTCAACTGTCTCCCCGCGCCGATTCATTGGCGGCCCGGCGTGCAGACACAAGAGTCATACCGGTGTGTGTCAACAaagttctgtgtgcttagtgcgagtttttcaatgttctcgatagcgtaaaagttaactctattttgtatggagttggaacgtttgcctatgtttgccgctaggggcactgtttcAGCTGCATACTAATTTCAggtaactcttacgctatcgagaacgttaaaaactcgcactaatcaaACTGGTACCTGGGAGCTCGGACAGTGGTCAGACAGTGCATTCTCGTCTAACAGCGATTTATCCGCGTTCTGCGCCGAAATGACGTGAGGTCCGGGGGCCTCCGACGCGGGAAAGGACGCGGGGCGGGTGGGTCATGTGTGGCGATGAACATCTCTGTCGCCTGTAATGTCCATTTGCGCTAAGGTTCGACACCTATGACGATATTTGCTGCAAATTGTTCGGTTTTCGCGGCCAATGATCGGTAACGCTGGAAGgacattataaaaattaaaatcctgTCCAAACGTTATGGTAATTACCCTCAGCAGCGAGGAAACGACGCAAGGAGAGAGGTAACAAACTTATGAACGACTATCTGAGTGCGGCGGCACCATCATCCGTAGCGGGTCAAACTGCGCGGTCGCCCCCGACCCGATCCTCAAAGtaatacagtttttttatattaaaaaaataaaatcacctTGACTATTAAACTTCCTTTTGTCTTCCCTATAAAATCTATCTCGATTGTTGAAATAAATGTGTTATAGGCCGGCACAAATCGGTACCGTCGTTCAACTTAATTCAGCTATTGCGCCactaggtggtaggacctcttgtgagtccgcacgggtaggtaccaccgccccgcctgtttctgccgtgaagcagtaatgcgtttcggtttgaagggtggggcagccgttgtaactatactgaaatcttgaaacttatatctcaagatgggttgcgcattttcgttgtagatgtctatggactccagtaaccacttaacacccggagggctgtgagctcgtccaaccatctaagcaataaaaaacataaaaaataaacccaAAGCCCTGATTGCTTTCTAGTAATACCCCGAGACCCTTAATACCAAAGGTCTTTTACAAAAACATTGAATTCGAACAAGGATCAAACTCGGATCCAATGCTGTCGTGGTCAACGTGCAGTTGACCAACGAAGACGATGCCGTAGCGTCTTATGGTGAGCGGCGTTTGCGAGGTTGTCTATGGGCCCTAAGCTGATAACCTAAGAGGGTTAAGCCAGCGAAACcgggcgtgtaggtgagctcacggggctctaaccagaggacgttgctaacactggtcctagcaagagcaatgctccgcagaatctacctccgaatcggaaacgcgacccactgcgaagaaccagcgagaaacttagtgggctgtgtctgtgggttaatttattcgccgagcccttcgtcgcagcgacgggttcgacgagaacgttgAACAGTGATCTCTCAATGATCACTCAACATCATGTCAGTTCTAATATCTCATCACATACACCGGCAACAAAACAATACAAACTCCACATACGTATTTTGTTTATCAATTACCTCGTTCTATTTGTAGTTTGGCTTATCTTGTTATATATGTTATAGTTTGACTAATCTATGAACAATTGTAACCTTCGTATCGTATAAATGTCATATTGAGTATTTGCTCAGCGCGGTGGCGCGCGCGGCGACGCACTGAGCGCAGccgaaaacaaatttaaatacattttacttGACAATAAGAATACTGTAACGATTGTGCgatttaatatttgaattacAGTCTCCCAAGATCCGCTTCATCAGATGTGTTTGCGTTTGTTCGcagttacaataaaatttattaaaaagtcTGCAGGTTTTTGAAAACAATCAGTGGTGCGACGCGGTTCTGCTCGTGTTAATCTTGAAATTAAATTCGGTTTTAAAATAAGCGATTTAAAAACGTTTACAAGGGGGTGTATTTGAAGGAAAAAAAGAcctattgtttttaataatgagaCTACAATTTATATCGATCGTCCAGACTTTTATTTGTATACCTAATTATAgtaaattactaaaaaatgcaCTTTGATCGCAATCCAAGCGGTCGTTTCTCGATCGTTTGTTGAAGTTCTCTGGTTTTCCAATTGTCATTATACAAATGAAGATTATTTACTTATACTCGCGTCGCAATACGCTGAAGACTACAAACGTATTGTTATCGAGTGAACGCTCCGTTTGATATGATAAGTGCGTTATCAATTTATCGGCTGCATTTCGTGTACCTAAGTAAGCATGGTTATAATCAaacgaaaatcgaagaaaaatgtaAGTTTACTTTGGAATTATAAACCCTTGATTGTTACAATTTAATGTATAGCCCATTGTGTTtttcgccggatattctcagtgggtcgcgatttcgatccggtggtagattcttcgaagcactgcgctggctaggactagtgttagcaaattctctcaggttgagcccgtgagctcacctacccgactGCGCGTGTCTGTTATAGTCCTTTAGGCTACCAGTTACTTttatactgatggtaggacgtcttgcgagtccgcacgggtacgtaccactaccttgcctatttctgccgtgaagcagtaagtgtttcgatttgaagggtgggcagccgttgtactgttaaaactgagactacaacacatgtctcgaggtgggtggcggcattaacgttgtagatgtctatgagctccggtaaccacttaactaaccacagagccgtgagctcatccacccatatctatcttttatctatctatttatctatatgtatataaaaatgaattgctgttcgttagtctcggtaaaactcgagaacggctggaccgatttgcctaattttagtcttgaattatttgtggaagtccagataaggtttaaaaggtagatgaatatgctcggtattaaataaaaataacgattttgctttgcctttgatgtgtcccccgtcggaattccagtttcttttctttgtttaaagtttattttatacaaaagtttaggtcttttatttatcgattgaggcactacgaagtctgccgggtcagcaagtaaacaataaataaataaagtgaatAGCACAAAAAGTATGGAATATCTTAACGTTCCCGTTATAGGGACGCTCGCGTTATATTACCATAAAATTGTTTTGTCGTAATTCTATACATCTGTCCAACGTTGTCGTGTTTGTAAAATACATGACGTACttatgtaatgtaattaataaatgagaAATGTGGGTCGATTctgggtaaataaaataattgtacagTACAAGAGTAGCTACTTCTAATACATTGAGATTAGGGAAAATATTCACGCGGTAAAGACATGATACCCCCACTATTTTACCCAATTTActtgaaatctatatatataaaaatgaattgctgttcgttagtctcgctaaaactcgagaacggctggaccgatttggctaattttggtcttgaattatttgtggaagtccagagaaggtttaaaaggtagataattatgaaaatgctcggaatttaataaaaataacaattttgtttgtcctttgatgtgtcccccatcggacggattccttttgtcttttatttatcgattgactacgaagtctgccgggtcagctagttaaataaataaaaataaatgtattattattattaagtgtaCTGTGtaataaatcattaaataaaaagtgGAGGCTAATGTCTTAGTCGATTTAGGAACCGCTTCGACGCGTCAACGTAAATCGGCAATCTTCAAACAAAATGCGGGCTCCGATCTCCCAGTATCGAGAACAAACCGCCCTGTTATGAAACGGAAGCGATAATGACCAAAACGTAATCACACCGCGGCGCGTACTACAACCGCCAAAAAATGTTGCTATAGATTTATCTAAAtagtatatcgacgcttgaaaggcaaatgtgactaagcgacaatgcgtgaactttacagtagactaatttaaagttgaaatacctgaaaacaaaatttattttaacgaatctagctgtagtagaatctagctagtagctgtaggattgaaatgattttaatagacctagaaatatattttttttgcgcatcgaatacggttattggctatcatttatgtacaaagcagttattgtcgcttagtcacgtttgcctttcaaccGTCGATATGTATGAATGGTCGTTGAGTTCAGTGGTGAAACTGGTGAATTGACACTAggggcagtcggggcaagtgcccagggcggcaaatttttgaaagtgtttttttttttctaaaaaaattgttttcctcTCAAGGTTGCtctatgtaattaattaattctaaatttaataatattctgtgtaattgataattcaagaaattcaatccatccattatttgtgaattataattttggcactttttggtaaaattaataatcaaaatgatttaatcaatttatttccttggagacataaaaaaataatcgatttttgtATTTAGCAGAAATAGACTTGAGTCAGCCCTAGtgtcaaatttataattgttaaaaaaaacacatatataattatttatgtttttggaatatataacatatattataataaagtttCTAGTAAAGTTGcaagaagaaaatatataaactataagtttggGCGGATTTTcttccggtgcccaggagcggcaataagtttaaatccggccctggTTGTGTTTGTACACAGGAGTTGTTGGACTCGTCTTCCATGGACGCGAGCGGAGGCGGAGACGGCAGAGGAGACAACAAGAGCAGCAGGTCGGCGTCGCGCGGACGGGACTCCTCACCGCCGCTGGGTGAGTTCCCTGCGCTAGCTGCACGAGTGGGAGGACGTGTCGTGTACAGCGTCCTTATCTCGTATAGATATTGCAGAGCTAGGCCCGACGGCGACAGCTTGCGacatgccctaccaccagtaacatattaattttatacattatatatttatactggtgttaggacctcttgtgagtctgcacgggtaggtaccaccaccctgcctttttctgccgtgaaacagtaatgcgtttcggtttgaagggtggggcagccgttgttatacttgagaccctagaacttatatctcaaggtgggtggtggcatttatgttgtagatgtctatgggctccggtaaccacttaaaaccaggtgtgccgtgaactcgtccacctatctatgcaataaaatataaataaataaaaaacatactagtggtcccccattAGTCGAaagtcgactataattcattaaaattatgtatgcGTAAGTGTACAATGTAACGtgtgtgtgttttgttttaattgatttaatgtattttttatgcataattaaaaaaaaataacattctgcactccttctctatattctctataagtgtgggaaatttcatacatcTCCATCcgcgcattttttttaaaaaaggtctgcaaagttttttcttcacgcaTTAATATACAGATATAAGGATACAAATGTGGAATATCAATAACTTCTCGACAAAGATCTCTCACGGAGCTGGTGTTCCAGCGTGGTCCAACACGAGCCGGGCTCGTTCCCTTGCAAATTGTAATCCAATCTTATCCGCTTCCGGCAAGCGATAAACTATACTTAATTACCCGAAACAATAAAATGTTGTCTTCAAAGGGATCTTGTGCTCAAATGCTCCTAGTTGTCCGTAGCACGGGACATGTGACGCTCGTGTCGCGACCGATGGGCGTTCCGATGTCCCCGGGCAGCTCTGCCAGTGCGAAACATGACATTCTGAGCTTCTACCAAAAGCTGGGAGAGCGAACGATAGATTATAATCTGTGCTGTAACAAAGTTGGGACGATTATACAAGAGAAGCATAAGTTTCGTTTGCATACGTTGTCGGAGGCGTTTGTGGTCTCTGCCCTCGCAGGCCAAGCGAAGTGAAGTAGCTTCACATCACTTGAGGAGCACCAGGTCGTAGCCGAATTGTGCAAGAATCGCTTCTATACATTATATATACGACGATTCGAATGTGAAAAGATCAAATCATTAGTTTACCAGTTCGTGTGCCTATTGTCGATAAATCACCGAAGAATGTAATGATTTTATGTTGGAAACTATTAgaaatggtttttatttatggGGATTTCGTCGTTGAGGGAATAGAAGAAGCTATTCCCGCTCTTTACGGTAATAGATGTGGCTCCCTGCCATCGCTATACAATACTGATTTGACACCAGTAACGATATAATTTGTAACTCCACGTGGTTAAGTCTATGGGGCGTGAGGTTTTCTCCTCATCTGAAGCAGTAAAAAGATCTAATGGACTTAACGGGGCTTTCGAATTAAATTTACTACTAGACGTTGTTTGTAATTTAGAAATATTGAAACACTTTGCTCACCCCGGATATATAGGCGCTTGTGTCGCTCCATGTCCACTCATAAACTACCAGATTTACAGATCCATTTAGTATGTAagatcgtgaagcagtaatgcgtttagcgTTGCAAACTACCAAGATGCCCAGTTCCTGCTCTACTGAGCGACGCCAAGCTGTTCTGagacggcctctcttcctttttccTGCTTTTGCTTTGCCGGGTTACatatagtatagattaataaagTGTAAGTTTTTAATACTTGGCTAAACGTGGTCGACGTGGGGAATTGTTGCAGTGACGAACGGGGACGCGGAGGAGAGGGACGAGGGGGACGCCCTCCCCACGGACATGTCGGACACCAGCGAGAGCGAGCCCGACAAACCCAACAAGTGCGTACACAGACCCGTAATGTAATCGGTCGCTTTGTGAAACTCTTCCAGTTGTCCCCTCCTTAACGAACCAGTGAGGCCGCTCCGCAGAGAAATGCCTAGGCTTGTATAGACCGACCTACGTCACAATGGGAAGTGTCTATACTACTAATCTGGcacaagaataataaaaaacttgacTAATAAGGTTTTTCTTAAACACGTATGGAATGCGAGCTCACGGTTCAACTAATGTTATgtgattactggagcacatGGGCAATCGAACGTGAAAACCGCCATCCATTTTGAGATCAAAGTCTCATTTGAATTGCACAACGCGGGTGAGAACTCCAGTTAAGATTGCCACAGAGTCTCTAAGGGCTGATGGGTGGCGAGTAATTCTTTGTTGAGTTCGCTGCAATAAATTCGCACCCCTTCAATGGGAACGAAGCCCGCACGGGGAGTCCCGCCGCCATCTACCACGATGCGGTGTAGGGGGCGGACGTTATTACAACGAAACCGAGGCTTGGGAAACGAATACAAGGGGGGGGGCTCGAGGGGTCAGCCCCATTTCTGCCTATACACCAAAGCTTGTAACACCATGCGATGGTACAAGTGAACATTTCCACAGCGGCGCGGAAATGGAACAGTGCACGGATCCCCATGACGGTAAGCTGATCCTGAGCGGCAAGTTCCCCTTTAACATCGACACGCTCTTCACCATGATCTTCACAAACTCCAAGTTTCAACTGGAGCTACTCGCCGAGAGAGGAACGTCGGACTACGTCGAGGTAACCACTGATTCGCTAGATATTAATGTTCGACTGTCGACCCTGTCTTTGATTCTGTGAGCATCCGTGAACATATTTAgcattacgtatttttttaatattgagaaTACTGAAAATAGCACATGACATCGCTTCAGTGATGTTTTAGAATGCTCCGCTCTGGATCCACTTCAGGTCCTGTTGGTTCGCTTCTGAATCTACGAAGCAACTATATTGTGCAGTAGGATCCGAGGCTTGGAGAAGACTTCTGAAACGATTCTAACATTCTCACGTCCTCCCGCACCGGAAACACGTCATGCCCCCGGCGTGGTACCTTCCTACTCTGGTATTAATACACCCCTCCCCCCAAGTGGTGGGTAGCTGGTGTCCCTGGACAACAGTAGCCGCTCGCGGGATCAGAAGGGCCGAATGCTTCGAATCAAAGTGAGTAAGAAGCATATAATAGCATGTCGCTTCGTTTCGCAGTCTCCGTGGCAAGTGCAAAATGGGCGTAAGTTCCGACAGACCAGCTACAAGCTGAGCCTGTCCACCGGACCCATCGGGCCCAAGGAGGTGCAGGTCACGGAGACCCAGGTGAGCATTCCACTGTTGCGGCCCTAGCCCTGAGGTTACATTTATTGTGTACTATGGTGTGGTCTTAGGGATGTGGAGAACTCAACACTTCTGCGCTCCATCAGTGAAGGTTTTATAGATTaacttaaaacataaataaaatagcaaAGTTTTGTATACTCGTATTTGTGTAAAGACATATGTGAatgaatcattcattcattcatatatTCCTGCCTATGCCTATATATGACTGAATGATTCATTCatatatgaatgaatgaatgaatgaatgaatgaatgaatcgcCAAAGAATTGGTCTGTACGTTCACGCACGCATTGCAGGTGATGAACAAGTGCTCGAAGCCGGGCGTGGTGTACTCCATCGAGTGCCAGAGCGAGAACTCCGGCATCCCGTACGCCGACCACGTGACGGTGATCGTGCACTACTGCCTGCGCCGCGCCGCCGACTGCGCCACGCACCTCGCGCTCTACGCCACGCTGCGCTACCGCCGCTCCATGTGGCCCCTCGTCAAGGGTACGATCCCCCCCCCCTCCCCTGATGCGCTGCTTGCACGTGTCCCCCTCTAATGCTGCGCCTTGCTGTCTGCAGCGGTCATGGAGAAGAGCACCATGGCGGGCCTGGACGAATTTAGTAGGCTGCTCGAGGCGCGACTCAACGCTGAGGCGGAGAACGCGGCCCCCGCCACCAGGAAGGCCAGGAGACACCGGCGGGCCACCGGGAGCTATGCAGGTAACTCTACAATATATAGTGGTAAATCTGATAATCGGGCAGGTGAGAAAATGTCGGAACATAACAGCTTAATACGTCCTTAGTTCCTAAGACTTCTTCAACGAGAGTGAACAGTATTGATAAAAGTCAAGCGtagttaatataaaatttcacgTGGGCGCTGCCACTGTCCCCCCTACTTCCGCAAAGCTTTAAAACTTATAAAGATACGGCAGATCTCACAACTAAACGTTCTGTGCCACGGCCCCGGCGCTGGTGGTAACCTAAAACTAATTTGTTGTGTAATGTTAATGGCCCTCTCTTGGTCCCGCAGTATCGGTTCCCCCCGCATTGTCGGTCCCCCCTCGGGCGCCATCTCCTCCCCGCGCCCCGCCTGCCCCCCGCTGGCCGCTGGTGGCcctgctgctgctgctgctcCTCAATGCATTGCTGTACTGGAGACTCTACCACACCGATACTACACAAACCATCGGCGTTCATCACTTCCAAGACAGGTACAACTTATTAAGACTAATACTaaagtaacaataataatagtcgTAAAATAGTATGTCACCATACGTCTAAAACAGGATAGCATCGGGAGAGTTTAACACATAAGAAGGCTATGACCATTGACATAAGAATCTACGTTGCCGTTTCTGACGTCATCTTTAGTAAAAAAGCCACTGCGCAAGACATGGCGATATGTGTCCATTACGCGCCAGTCTAATATATATACATTCTGTAATGAACACGATAAGGTAAACTTACGTCGACATACAACTTTAAGCCACGAACATGTCATGGTCGCGCCGAATAGGACCTGTCGCCAAGCTACCGTACAGCCATCGGGGCATGTGCCAGGGTCAGAACGCCGTGAGAGTGGCGTCAGGCAGGGAGGATACCTTGTTGAACTTACAGCCTGTGTATCGAAGCTGCGTTTACCTGAAAACCCATAGTAGTACTACTTGCTGGCCTGCACTTCGACTCTTCGAACCTTTAGATTTTAGAATCATGTCTCGACTGGTAACTACAGTCGATGTGGGCTGGTAACTACAGTGGGTCAGTACACCCGAGTGAGGGGGTGCGTGTGATGTTGCAG
This is a stretch of genomic DNA from Bombyx mori chromosome 23, ASM3026992v2. It encodes these proteins:
- the LOC101746864 gene encoding protein Aster-B isoform X4, whose protein sequence is MTQTCNYRVHYSHAEDTGKVILRNVSRAPSPSPRNFESATETLDNDKTSTPNPRGPDATRTKKKSWYNSLYPTYKNKLDDFKRLFKDLPDDERLIVDYSCALQKDILAQGRLYASQNYLCFYAYILGWETSLTLRWKDVTAITKEKTALVIPNAILVCTDKDKHFLTSISSRDKAYLMLFRIWQNALMDQPLTSHKIWQWVHSCYGEELGFNSDEEYMREGADDAAAPPDLADKELLDSSSMDASGGGDGRGDNKSSRSASRGRDSSPPLVTNGDAEERDEGDALPTDMSDTSESEPDKPNNGAEMEQCTDPHDGKLILSGKFPFNIDTLFTMIFTNSKFQLELLAERGTSDYVESPWQVQNGRKFRQTSYKLSLSTGPIGPKEVQVTETQVMNKCSKPGVVYSIECQSENSGIPYADHVTVIVHYCLRRAADCATHLALYATLRYRRSMWPLVKAVMEKSTMAGLDEFSRLLEARLNAEAENAAPATRKARRHRRATGSYAVSVPPALSVPPRAPSPPRAPPAPRWPLVALLLLLLLNALLYWRLYHTDTTQTIGVHHFQDRAEGAAERQAAAQRHQLRAWARALHRAAYSLAQTEQALMKVLETIKPTLEKVRQESQDKTEL
- the LOC101746864 gene encoding protein Aster-B isoform X1; its protein translation is MSSSEVESRNITIQMRKSVENLVLSSQDAIGQSISQALNFSGVISQHTSQLIQDSKNVSRAPSPSPRNFESATETLDNDKTSDSSLNLPSLTGGDNISVSSNEAVTVISSPSLKTDNSKTSTPNPRGPDATRTKKKSWYNSLYPTYKNKLDDFKRLFKDLPDDERLIVDYSCALQKDILAQGRLYASQNYLCFYAYILGWETSLTLRWKDVTAITKEKTALVIPNAILVCTDKDKHFLTSISSRDKAYLMLFRIWQNALMDQPLTSHKIWQWVHSCYGEELGFNSDEEYMREGADDAAAPPDLADKELLDSSSMDASGGGDGRGDNKSSRSASRGRDSSPPLVTNGDAEERDEGDALPTDMSDTSESEPDKPNNGAEMEQCTDPHDGKLILSGKFPFNIDTLFTMIFTNSKFQLELLAERGTSDYVESPWQVQNGRKFRQTSYKLSLSTGPIGPKEVQVTETQVMNKCSKPGVVYSIECQSENSGIPYADHVTVIVHYCLRRAADCATHLALYATLRYRRSMWPLVKAVMEKSTMAGLDEFSRLLEARLNAEAENAAPATRKARRHRRATGSYAVSVPPALSVPPRAPSPPRAPPAPRWPLVALLLLLLLNALLYWRLYHTDTTQTIGVHHFQDRAEGAAERQAAAQRHQLRAWARALHRAAYSLAQTEQALMKVLETIKPTLEKVRQESQDKTEL
- the LOC101746864 gene encoding protein Aster-B isoform X3, yielding MSSSEVESRNITIQMRKSVENLVLSSQDAIGQSISQALNFSGVISQHTSQLIQDSKNVSRAPSPSPRNFESATETLDNDKTSTPNPRGPDATRTKKKSWYNSLYPTYKNKLDDFKRLFKDLPDDERLIVDYSCALQKDILAQGRLYASQNYLCFYAYILGWETSLTLRWKDVTAITKEKTALVIPNAILVCTDKDKHFLTSISSRDKAYLMLFRIWQNALMDQPLTSHKIWQWVHSCYGEELGFNSDEEYMREGADDAAAPPDLADKELLDSSSMDASGGGDGRGDNKSSRSASRGRDSSPPLVTNGDAEERDEGDALPTDMSDTSESEPDKPNNGAEMEQCTDPHDGKLILSGKFPFNIDTLFTMIFTNSKFQLELLAERGTSDYVESPWQVQNGRKFRQTSYKLSLSTGPIGPKEVQVTETQVMNKCSKPGVVYSIECQSENSGIPYADHVTVIVHYCLRRAADCATHLALYATLRYRRSMWPLVKAVMEKSTMAGLDEFSRLLEARLNAEAENAAPATRKARRHRRATGSYAVSVPPALSVPPRAPSPPRAPPAPRWPLVALLLLLLLNALLYWRLYHTDTTQTIGVHHFQDRAEGAAERQAAAQRHQLRAWARALHRAAYSLAQTEQALMKVLETIKPTLEKVRQESQDKTEL